Sequence from the Clostridium botulinum genome:
ACATTATAATTCGTTAGTCCACTACCTGAATTATTTAGTCTATAATTATATACTTTTCTATGACCTACTCCAACATGATTTGAACATTGTGCAGCCATTGATGCAAAATATAAGCCTTCTCCAGACCATGGAACTGAAAATGTAATATTATTATTTCTTAACATATCAGTTTTATAAATCTTATTCCAAGGACCTATAGGCATATGAGGATATATAATTTTTTCAGTTGCCTTTTCTGAAGTCCATACTTCTATACTGTCATTCTCAGTTTGTACTTGATCCCTAGTTGTAAAAATTTTATCTGATAAAGCCATATCTGATTTAGTTTTTATAGATAAATTTAATAAATATTCTACACAATCTAATGATAACCAATCATCTCCATCTATTATCATAAGATATTCGCCAGAAGCAATTTCTAGTCCCTTATTTCTTGCCTCACAAGCACCACCATTTTCTTTATGAATTACAACTATTCTATCATCCTTCTTTGCATAATTATCACAAATCTGTCCACTACAATCTGGAGAACCATCATCAATTAAAATTATTTCCAAATTTCTATGTGTCTGATTAATAATTGATTTTATTAACTTATC
This genomic interval carries:
- a CDS encoding glycosyltransferase family 2 protein, which translates into the protein MNKIEKIKVSLVVAIYNSEKFLDKLIKSIINQTHRNLEIILIDDGSPDCSGQICDNYAKKDDRIVVIHKENGGACEARNKGLEIASGEYLMIIDGDDWLSLDCVEYLLNLSIKTKSDMALSDKIFTTRDQVQTENDSIEVWTSEKATEKIIYPHMPIGPWNKIYKTDMLRNNNITFSVPWSGEGLYFASMAAQCSNHVGVGHRKVYNYRLNNSGSGLTNYNVVMGINALNNIKNIGHKLIIKTPKLYNAVNWHIWKNYNFLLMLIIATNSKDEYLKEYKECLIKIKTMLPSILIKSDVGLKQKFKMAYIGILPKTYAKTCIYNSRKKLAEDTME